The genomic region CATTTGACGGTACGGGTTTGCCACATGGCACGATGACATCATCTTTCCAGTTAAGGTGTTCCGACGCATTAGGTATGTTCTTGCCAAGCCCTTTAGTCGAGTGCTTCCCTTTTGGAGGTTTGTCGATGTActaaaataacaaataaaaaaaaagtttcacGGCCATGAAAACATATTAATTACACATAACAAaaacaattttataaaaaaaatgtaattgTAAAAAAATGACCTTGGCCTTCTTTAGCTCGTACATCTCCCCTAAAGCGACTTCACTTAGTAGCATCAAACCCACCGGGTTTTTCTTGTCGGTAAAACAATATTGAGCACTTTTACTCACCAAGTCGGCAAAATAAATCCCTTTGCCAAACTACACATCAAAAAAGATTATTACAActgcacatatatatatatatagtgaaaggtTCAAATACAAAAGGCTCTTTAACGTGTAACGGTATGCGACCACCAATATAACGTGCGTAAATAGGGTTAACCCAACCCATGCATAATTATGCAAATAACGTGAGTAATTAGGGTTAAGCCCAACCCATGCATAATTATGCAAATAACGTGAGTAATTAGGGTTAAGCCCAACCCATGCGTACGCAAATAACGTGCGTAATCATGTATTATAACGTGTGTAATTATGCAAGGTTAATTACTATTGTGCCACCGCGTTCAATTGAAGGCCGAGATTAGATCAGATGTGCAGTTGAGTTGCTCGTGTACGCATCGCACGATAAGGTGGTCTTGTAtgttaaccggcctctatatatatgtataagtgtgtgtatgtgttaaGAGAGAGCGAACCATATAACCCGTTGCAGGAGCTTCAGGAGGGGCTATTCGCAATCCTTGGCTTAAGATACCAACAAAGTTTGTCAACCGAGAACCTATCAACGAAATGGGTAAAAggggaaaaattaaaaaaatgtagCGTGAAAACAAACGTGTCAAAGGGGTTTAATTAAACCTACCGTGCCAAAGGAGCATCTTGTTCTTGAGTTTATTTTTATATGGAGAAAACTTATCAAACTCCCCTCGTCGTTCAACTGTAAAAACTTCTTCAAGTTCAAGTGCCCAATCCTGAAAAAAAGGATCAAAATTTCAGAACAGGTGTTATTATGtcaaaagaccaaaatgcccgtgaaacatttcaaaccatttaaGAGCATAGTTGTCgatggcgaatagcgacaaggcacctataggctacgtagcgaatagtgacaaatagcgacggctattttataaatagcgattacactagaaaaagaattttgaaaatttttttatgtatattacatcaaaatacccttgtatatatgatattttaaatgtatatttaacaaaaacctataaatccagctattttatagctatatctaattgatattaaaaaaaaaaaaaaaaaaaaaaaaaaaaaaaccaaactgTCGCTAAGCTCGCTATTCATCGCCATAACCAACATAGCGACACATAGTCGCATCACCATAAAGCgcgctatagcgaccgctatggtcgctattaacaactatgtttAAGAGATATAGAGAGAGAATTAGACGCACCGTATGTGTAGGGGCATGTGTTGTCTGGAGATATTTCTCAACTAACCGATAATCTTCAGAGTCGTGAGGAAGTGGGACCATGTCACATTGAAGCTTTTTGTATTTATCATCAAGGGAATCATCGTTGTCGACATCAAACCCTACTAGCCTTGAAGCTATTTCGATATCTTGAAGCGCTTCCAACATTTTAACCtacaaataaaatattaataacaaCCAACCAACATCGCAAAACTTCGgtatctttatttaaaaaaaaaaactattaaagttaactaaaataaaatattaataccGCCGTTACCTTCAATTTAAAGTCATCTTCATCTTTGATTACATGTGGATGAACCGAAGGAATAACTGTAAAAAACCGGTTGCTGGCGGCAACAATCATGCTTTCTTTGACTGCAGGGTTGTCAGTTGACTTGTTTAATAGATCCTGAAGCTCAGTCAATACTTCAAAACCTAAAggaaaaaaaatcaagaaaaccaAACTTTATAATAACGAAAAGATAATAATATTCCGATAAAATATTAACAAACTTAATTACctttctgaatattgcttttgCTAAGCTTCCCAAGGGGCATTTCCGCCATATTTATTTCAAATTCCATCATTGCAGCCCTGCAAAGTttgaatatatataaaaagattcCTCCTTTAAGAATATAAGTACATATATAAATTATTATAAATTGTATTTACCGGTATGTTTCCACGTTAAACAACATCTTCATCAACTCTGCTAACGGGGGAGCAAGTTGACTTTTAGCATCTTTAAGTTTGTTTCTCTGAATCGAATCTTTGCTCACACCGTAATCCTGCAAGATCAAGCATTCGACGCGTTAGCGGAAGCTAATGAAATGTGACTCGGGAAAGAAATGTTGGCAATTTCACCCCCGTTTACGGAATACAGATCGATTTAGGTTGTATTTATCTCCAACGTAGGGGTGTTCAATATTCGATTCAGattcgaaaaattcaaaatttgactcgattcgaattcgattatcAAGCTTCGAGTTCGGttttcaaatattcaagttcGATTCGATTCAAATTTGAGTTAagtaatcgaatacgaatttataattttcAATTCGATTCAATTAAGTCGAAAATTCGTTATTCGATTCGTTGAATAGTTACAAAACTCGATAAAATGGACAAAACGGTGTTGTTGGGTCCAACTGACACGACCGGAATTGTAAACTTTACTTGTGTTGACCCAAACCTATTTTGACAGGTTACCCAACCCACCCATCTTGCCACATACCCACTCCTATACAAAAGTATATAGGTAAGATAAACAATACAATTTCCAAGGGGTAAAATCGTCCGGGTTGTTTTTGAAGCGTCTTTTTTTCCCAAGACTCCCATGAATTCCCGGTTTTTTCAAGGAATAACCGTTTGAATTCGTGAATTGCGTCTTCTTTACACATCTCTTCCAACTTGGTCCCACCGATTTTTTCATTGCCAACACGACCCCACTTTCGGAATACATGGCAGCCTGAGCCTTTATCATCTTCGATAATCTGAAGGATATAATAACTTCATGCAAAAAAAAAACACGTAACATGTATAAACACAAAAGTGAAAAGGGAAATattaaaaagagtaaaatgccattttcgtccctgaggtttgaccacttttgcgacttttgtccaaaggtttgttttttcgcgtctggatccaaaaggtttgaaatcttgccattttcatccaacatgttaactccatccatttttctccgttaaatgaGGGGCATTTCCGTCTTTTTAGACAATTTTTTATTCAATTAAAAAACACTATAAGAAATAAAGATCCACCTCTGTTGACTTTCTCCCCCACCCAAACCCTTTAATCATcacaaaaatgtctaaaaagacgaaaataccgcTGACTTAACGTCAAAAAaaggatggagttaacgagttggaTGGAAATGgcaaagatttcaaaccttttggatccatatacggaaaaacaaacctttggacaaaagtcgcaaaagtagccaaacctcagggacgaaaatggcattttactctttaaaaAAATAATGGAAATATTTAAAATATTTGAAAGAACCACCTGTTAATACCAGTGGATAGATCCGATAAGCTAAGAGTTGTATTATAGATGCTTTTTCCGTGCTCTAAAATATGACCCGTATCTTGCAAACCAGATGCTTCATGCACCGCGCTCCGCCCTTTGACTTTTACGGTGACCATGCTTTTGTTAGCCTCTTCGTTGGTTTCGAGTTTATACAAATCAAAACGGAGTTTTTTCTTTCTTTCAAAGCAGTCGACCAGATAATCCTCCCTCACAATAGGTATTTTCATCCTCCTGTCATGATCAAGTTAGCACAATTTTCAAGAATATAACCCATTATAATACTTTATTATATTAATACTTCCATATGTGTTaccgaactgttcatgaacacttaccgaacgagattttctGTTCATGTTCGTTAGGGAAATGAACGTGTCcttgttcgtttgtgtttgtttattaagtttaGGTAATGAACACAAATGAATACAAACAAGCGTTTACGAACACAATATAATACACTaatacttattaaatattttatttgttgaaattttaaagtatttaaataaaatataaaatttggaaaaaataatgaagtatcaaacacaaatgaacacgttcaccaacataaatgaacgaacgcagCCTCTGTTCATCTTCCGCTTATTTAACTAAACGTACGAAATATCTTGTTCGTGTCCATTCATTTATTAAATGTACGagcacaaacgaacttcccgccgaacggttcccgaactgtttgctgaacgttcggttcgtttgtaGCCCTATGTGGATCGTTTGGATGGGTCAACACCCAACAGTTGTTTATTTATGTCGCATTTATTTAgtttgttattgttttaaagtaaTAAAGGAGCGGGTCAAAATCACGGGTCATGTTTAACTTGTTTTCAGGAGTCATTTACGTGCAACTAGTTCATGGGTCAGGTCCTATGTATTAAAGATTTAGGTCATCATGGAGTAAGCAAAAGAAAACGCAACTTTTCGTTTTTGATTCATCTGTTTGAGTTGAAATGAAAAGTAAAGAAAGTTGCCAACTTTACATAAAAAACCGTATTATGTAAAATGGGTCACGTTAAAAAATGGACTACCTTGCCTTCTTCATCTCAGCATTCAGATTATCTGGGACTCCACTTACAACTAAGCAGTTTGTGTCTGCCATATTGACATAAAAACAGCATCATATTAGTTTCACACATTTTAAATCTTCATACAAAATACCAAGGCAATAATCACGTATTTCAAATATAGAAAACTGTGGTTTATGAGGCAGTATGCATTGAGAATAATCTTTATGTCAACATCTACGCAGTTGATGCGGTAAAACGTATTTCAAATATAGAAAACCGAGGTTTATGAGGCAGTATGCATTGAAAATAGTCTCGGTCAAcatctatgcagttaatgcggtaaaatatcgggtatcggtcaaggaccgatatttgagatacaGGGTATCGCGGTGCGGCGGtcggatatcggtaattttaatatcatgcagaatttatatatgtatatagcaattaaacactaaaaattcagtgatatatcggttatatcggtcaaatatcagtGATAtgtcggttatatcggtcaatatcgccaataatatcggtaccgatattctgaccgatattATACATGGGGACCGAAAACCGATATATCACTACTATTAACTGCATAGGTCAACATAACCCAAATCAACCGGCCCGTAAGTAAATGAATAGATTCCGATTC from Helianthus annuus cultivar XRQ/B chromosome 10, HanXRQr2.0-SUNRISE, whole genome shotgun sequence harbors:
- the LOC110884018 gene encoding poly [ADP-ribose] polymerase 1, with protein sequence MATPPKPWKAEYAKSGRSSCRTCKTPIDKEILRLGKMVQSQQFDGFMPMWNHARCILKKAKQIKSCDDVEGIETLRWEDQQKIREYVESGGAGSSSTPTSTPARSAASKCAIEVSKTARATCKICSEKILTGQVRISSKPEGQGARGLAWHHATCFMDSSPTTQLETLDGWENLPDSDKSTIGSMVKKLSTTKKDEVKEEKETLNGSSKRKGAVDRDHKSKMPKIEDSPSNAKTSVDGELDPSKLRSLLEAQTKELWALKDDLKKHVSTSELREMLEANNQDSSGSELDLRDRCADGMLFGALKPCELCSGPLHYSGGTYKCKGFLNEWSKCAFSTTEPERVKGKWNIPEETKNQYLNKWFKTQKTKKPVRIMPPPSSSTPGKQASTVTTQSSHSEILGDLKVSVIGFSSKAMDEWKNKILSEGAQFHPKIKKDTNCLVVSGVPDNLNAEMKKARRMKIPIVREDYLVDCFERKKKLRFDLYKLETNEEANKSMVTVKVKGRSAVHEASGLQDTGHILEHGKSIYNTTLSLSDLSTGINSYYILQIIEDDKGSGCHVFRKWGRVGNEKIGGTKLEEMCKEDAIHEFKRLFLEKTGNSWESWEKKTLQKQPGRFYPLEIDYGVSKDSIQRNKLKDAKSQLAPPLAELMKMLFNVETYRAAMMEFEINMAEMPLGKLSKSNIQKGFEVLTELQDLLNKSTDNPAVKESMIVAASNRFFTVIPSVHPHVIKDEDDFKLKVKMLEALQDIEIASRLVGFDVDNDDSLDDKYKKLQCDMVPLPHDSEDYRLVEKYLQTTHAPTHTDWALELEEVFTVERRGEFDKFSPYKNKLKNKMLLWHGSRLTNFVGILSQGLRIAPPEAPATGYMFGKGIYFADLVSKSAQYCFTDKKNPVGLMLLSEVALGEMYELKKAKYIDKPPKGKHSTKGLGKNIPNASEHLNWKDDVIVPCGKPVPSNVKATELMYNEYIVYNTDQVKLQFLLKVRFHHKR